The following are from one region of the Alphaproteobacteria bacterium genome:
- a CDS encoding manganese efflux pump MntP family protein, producing MSFISNTIVAFSMSADAFAISVNKDITLHRPKIKHAFKIGLIFGGIETLTPIIGWGLGMMANKSIAFIDHWLAFTILSLIGGKMIYETFHDELITSKRSHKFWLLILTALGTSIDALAIGATLTLLNVNIWMMAGMIGIATFIMVTIGIMTGHYLGTKTGKATEFLGEVCLIAIGAKILIEHLTL from the coding sequence ATGAGCTTTATTTCAAACACTATTGTTGCTTTTAGTATGTCAGCGGATGCTTTCGCAATTTCCGTTAACAAAGATATTACCCTTCATAGACCTAAAATTAAACATGCCTTCAAAATAGGATTAATATTTGGGGGAATTGAAACATTGACACCCATTATCGGATGGGGATTAGGTATGATGGCAAACAAATCAATAGCCTTTATTGATCATTGGCTTGCTTTTACCATTCTATCTTTAATTGGTGGTAAAATGATTTATGAAACCTTTCATGATGAACTTATTACATCTAAAAGATCACATAAATTTTGGCTTTTAATTTTAACAGCGCTTGGTACCAGTATCGATGCACTGGCTATAGGTGCAACTCTTACTTTATTAAATGTTAATATATGGATGATGGCTGGTATGATTGGAATAGCAACTTTTATTATGGTCACAATTGGCATCATGACAGGTCATTATCTCGGCACCAAAACCGGAAAGGCCACAGAATTTTTAGGTGAGGTATGTTTAATTGCCATAGGTGCAAAAATACTTATTGAGCATCTTACCCTATAG
- a CDS encoding GNAT family N-acetyltransferase — MIHIKSIKADELNDIIDLARLIWPVSYAHILTQEQINNMLDRIYSLENLKKEMRSGHIFFIAILDTQKVGYVSAYQEESIVWLKKLYILPTLQGQGIGKQLINVIIKAFPKSQEIRLLVNRDNLHAQQFYLRQHFIKIDEIPVKMGDFNFVDFVFSKKIKPTIT, encoded by the coding sequence ATGATACATATCAAATCAATAAAAGCTGATGAACTTAATGATATTATTGATCTAGCACGTCTTATATGGCCAGTTAGTTATGCGCACATATTAACGCAAGAACAGATTAATAATATGTTGGATCGTATTTATAGTTTGGAAAATCTTAAAAAGGAAATGCGGTCTGGTCACATTTTCTTTATAGCTATATTGGATACCCAAAAAGTGGGATATGTGTCAGCCTATCAAGAAGAGTCTATAGTTTGGTTAAAAAAATTATATATTTTACCCACATTGCAAGGACAAGGGATAGGAAAACAATTAATCAATGTAATTATTAAGGCATTTCCAAAAAGCCAAGAAATACGATTATTAGTAAATCGGGATAATTTGCACGCTCAACAATTTTACCTTCGGCAACATTTCATTAAAATTGATGAAATACCCGTTAAAATGGGTGATTTTAATTTTGTCGATTTTGTTTTTTCTAAAAAAATTAAACCAACAATAACATAA